A single region of the Bartonella harrusi genome encodes:
- the atpD gene encoding F0F1 ATP synthase subunit beta, with protein MVKAVTSSKGAEKGEKKKTAARLSVKKATAKSPKNVKDSSDLKRPSSQKGARASFQDVREKGAVGEIKQVIGAVVDVQFEGALPNILNALETDNLGNRLVLEVAQHLGENTVRTIAMDTTDGLKRGQKVFDTGTQISVPVGEATLGRIMNVIGEPVDNVGPIVATKMRSIHQDAPEYVEQSSVLEILVTGIKVVDLLAPYSKGGKVGLFGGAGVGKTVLIMELINNIAKAHGGYSVFAGVGERTREGNDLYYEMIESHVNVNPRENNGSTEGSKCALVYGQMNEPPGARARVALSGLTIAESFRDEGQDVLFFVDNIFRFTQAGAEVSALLGRIPSAVGYQPTLATDMGALQERITSTKTGSITSVQAIYVPADDLTDPAPATSFAHLDATTVLSRSIAEKGIYPAVDPLDSFSRMLDPMIVGEEHYTVACQVQTILQRYRALQDIIAILGMDELSEDDKLLVGRARKIERFLSQPFHVAEAFTGSPGKLVPLEETIKGFKGLCAGDYDDLPEAAFYMVGAIDEAIEKGKRLIAEASA; from the coding sequence ATGGTAAAAGCAGTGACGTCAAGCAAGGGAGCAGAAAAAGGTGAAAAAAAGAAAACAGCTGCTCGTTTAAGCGTTAAAAAAGCCACCGCAAAATCTCCAAAGAATGTTAAGGACTCTTCTGATCTCAAGCGTCCTTCTTCGCAAAAAGGTGCTCGAGCAAGTTTTCAAGATGTTCGTGAAAAAGGCGCTGTTGGTGAGATCAAACAGGTGATTGGTGCTGTTGTTGATGTGCAGTTTGAAGGTGCTTTGCCAAATATTCTCAATGCATTAGAAACAGATAATTTAGGCAATCGACTGGTGCTAGAAGTTGCGCAGCATTTGGGTGAAAATACCGTCCGTACAATTGCTATGGATACTACAGATGGGCTAAAACGTGGGCAAAAGGTCTTTGATACAGGAACACAGATCAGTGTGCCTGTCGGAGAGGCAACACTTGGTCGTATTATGAATGTGATTGGAGAGCCCGTTGATAATGTTGGCCCCATTGTTGCAACAAAAATGCGCTCTATTCACCAAGATGCGCCTGAATATGTTGAGCAGTCAAGCGTGTTAGAAATTCTTGTCACCGGTATTAAGGTTGTTGATTTGCTCGCACCTTATTCTAAAGGGGGGAAAGTTGGCCTATTTGGCGGTGCTGGCGTTGGTAAAACCGTTCTTATTATGGAGCTTATTAATAATATTGCTAAAGCCCATGGAGGTTATTCCGTCTTTGCTGGTGTGGGAGAGCGTACACGTGAGGGAAATGATCTCTATTATGAAATGATCGAAAGCCATGTGAATGTGAATCCAAGAGAGAATAATGGTTCAACGGAAGGGTCAAAATGTGCCCTCGTTTATGGGCAAATGAATGAACCACCAGGAGCGCGGGCACGCGTTGCTCTTTCCGGGTTGACGATTGCAGAAAGTTTCCGTGATGAAGGGCAGGATGTTCTTTTCTTCGTGGATAATATTTTCCGTTTTACGCAAGCTGGTGCTGAAGTTTCCGCGCTTTTGGGGCGTATCCCTTCTGCTGTTGGATATCAACCAACTTTGGCAACCGATATGGGGGCTTTGCAAGAGCGTATTACCAGTACGAAAACAGGGTCTATTACTTCTGTGCAGGCTATCTATGTGCCAGCTGATGATTTGACCGATCCAGCGCCCGCAACATCCTTTGCCCATTTGGATGCAACAACGGTTCTTTCACGGTCAATCGCTGAAAAGGGCATTTATCCCGCCGTTGATCCATTGGATTCTTTCTCTCGTATGTTAGATCCAATGATTGTAGGGGAAGAGCATTATACTGTCGCTTGTCAAGTGCAAACGATTTTGCAACGCTATCGAGCACTCCAGGACATTATTGCTATTCTTGGTATGGATGAGCTTTCTGAAGATGATAAATTGCTGGTGGGGCGGGCACGTAAAATTGAACGTTTCCTTTCGCAGCCTTTCCATGTTGCTGAAGCCTTTACGGGTTCACCTGGAAAACTCGTGCCTTTAGAAGAAACAATTAAAGGCTTTAAGGGGCTTTGTGCTGGTGATTATGATGACTTGCCAGAAGCGGCTTTTTATATGGTTGGTGCGATTGATGAAGCCATTGAAAAAGGAAAGCGTCTTATTGCAGAGGCTTCTGCCTAA
- a CDS encoding F0F1 ATP synthase subunit gamma: MASLKDLRDRIASVKATQKITKAMQMVAAARLHRAQEAAHSARPYAQRMAAILANVAADIDAVDAPPLMRGTGRDDVHLLVVCTAERGLCGAFNVQIARRAREQIKTLLAANKIVKILTVGKKGADILSRDYKALMIDHIDLHSVKRIGFSEAAVISQRIIDLFNEEAFDVCTLFYSEFVSVINQRPTAFRLIPMACAKEIMGTRGSVEKKEESQNLRAMVYDYEPDAASLLEALVPRNISVQIFRALLENVAGEMGAKMTAMDNASRNAGEMINKLTVAYNRQRQAQITTELIEIIAGAEAL, encoded by the coding sequence ATGGCGTCGTTGAAGGATCTTAGAGACCGTATCGCTTCGGTTAAGGCAACCCAGAAGATTACCAAAGCCATGCAAATGGTTGCGGCAGCAAGGTTGCACCGTGCACAAGAGGCTGCGCATTCTGCACGTCCTTATGCGCAGCGAATGGCTGCTATTTTGGCAAATGTTGCTGCTGATATCGATGCGGTTGATGCGCCGCCTCTCATGCGCGGAACTGGGCGGGATGATGTGCATCTTTTGGTGGTGTGTACTGCTGAACGGGGATTGTGCGGTGCTTTTAATGTACAAATCGCGCGGCGTGCCCGTGAACAGATTAAAACACTGCTTGCTGCTAATAAAATTGTTAAAATTTTAACCGTGGGTAAAAAGGGTGCCGATATCTTATCGCGTGACTATAAAGCCTTGATGATTGATCATATTGATTTGCATTCTGTCAAACGGATTGGTTTTTCTGAAGCAGCGGTGATTAGTCAGCGGATTATTGACCTGTTCAATGAGGAAGCTTTTGATGTTTGTACGCTGTTTTATTCTGAATTTGTTTCAGTGATTAATCAACGACCAACAGCGTTTCGTTTGATTCCAATGGCTTGTGCGAAAGAGATTATGGGGACACGAGGAAGTGTTGAGAAAAAAGAGGAAAGTCAAAATCTACGGGCTATGGTTTATGATTATGAGCCCGATGCGGCTTCTCTCTTAGAGGCGCTGGTGCCGCGCAATATTTCCGTGCAAATCTTTCGGGCTTTGCTTGAAAATGTTGCGGGTGAAATGGGTGCGAAGATGACTGCTATGGATAATGCATCACGCAATGCGGGTGAAATGATTAATAAATTGACGGTGGCTTATAATCGTCAACGTCAGGCACAAATCACAACAGAATTGATCGAAATTATTGCAGGCGCTGAAGCGCTTTAA
- the atpH gene encoding ATP synthase F1 subunit delta, translating into MSDSFSLIPLSLVDQRYAQALFDFVEEAGVVEKVEKAVASFLLVLDENEDLKHFVKSPFFSAKEQVKAMGAVVRSLKFDDERAGQIFGDFLRVIAMNRRLAALSGILHAFQRRVALFRKEFSAQIVSACPLSSQQEQELRVALEGVVGGKVLHYTLVDPTILGGLIIRVGSSQIDTSLATKLSSLKLALKKEVS; encoded by the coding sequence GTGTCGGATTCATTTTCTCTTATACCGCTGTCATTGGTAGATCAACGCTATGCGCAAGCGCTTTTTGATTTCGTTGAAGAAGCAGGGGTTGTTGAAAAGGTTGAAAAGGCAGTGGCATCTTTTTTACTTGTTTTAGATGAAAATGAGGACTTAAAGCACTTCGTGAAAAGTCCATTTTTTTCAGCAAAAGAGCAAGTGAAAGCGATGGGTGCTGTCGTGCGGTCTCTCAAGTTTGATGATGAGCGCGCTGGTCAGATTTTTGGTGATTTTTTGCGCGTTATCGCAATGAACCGTCGGCTTGCTGCCTTGTCTGGTATTTTACATGCTTTTCAACGTCGTGTTGCGCTCTTTCGTAAGGAATTTTCGGCACAGATTGTTTCTGCTTGTCCGTTGAGTTCTCAACAGGAGCAAGAGTTGCGGGTGGCATTGGAAGGTGTCGTTGGGGGAAAGGTTTTGCACTACACCCTTGTGGATCCAACAATCCTTGGTGGATTGATCATTCGTGTGGGGTCGTCTCAGATTGATACGTCTCTTGCAACAAAATTATCTTCGCTTAAGCTTGCATTGAAAAAAGAGGTTAGCTGA
- a CDS encoding MFS transporter, translating into MGGKKSTVVSAKRGGKPFPHPGRVFAGPLPKCFVYILASFILQWAYGLGANIVQSNIVHLTGDFHATLAETTWLVAAYMAPNVSVAIMLIKIRYQFGLRAFAELSILGFVLVCVLQLFVTDLRSALIIRFFAGIAAAPLASLALLYMMEAFAPAKKYTIGLSLNYMNAALAVPLSRLISPDLLENGGFSSLSALEMGLVLISLGCIFSLPLTPVVRNKVIQKLDWLSYGLIAFGLGINAVVMSVGKLYWWYEAPWIGWGLVLAVSSLVMAIIIELNREKPLIDLRWLFSKEIVQSVLILLVFHVFLLERSTLAAEFFNLFGLSNREVMPMYLAVILGALLGGGICVFFLRAGCEDYFYLVSLGCLALGTYLDSHVNQFTCPQDMMLSQGLISFSYTLFLPAALFKGFVISGEKGPRYVLSFITVFLLTQVTGGLMGSALFGSLQFFFAHKNFEFLTQNIIVTDPALSVEMNALLSPFYGVSVANILGDGQGAARLIEKFKLAANIFAYDDVFRIYFYIAIIVFAVFLIKIFVKSCSLCKSIKQDDMCEEGCKK; encoded by the coding sequence ATGGGCGGAAAAAAAAGTACGGTTGTGTCCGCTAAAAGAGGAGGAAAGCCCTTTCCGCATCCAGGTCGTGTGTTCGCAGGACCCTTGCCAAAATGTTTTGTCTATATTTTGGCTTCTTTTATTTTGCAATGGGCTTATGGTTTAGGGGCAAATATTGTCCAGTCTAATATTGTCCATCTCACGGGGGATTTCCATGCAACTCTAGCGGAAACGACATGGTTGGTTGCTGCTTATATGGCACCAAATGTTAGTGTTGCTATCATGTTGATCAAAATTCGCTACCAGTTCGGATTGCGGGCTTTTGCCGAATTATCAATTCTTGGCTTCGTTTTGGTTTGTGTTTTGCAGCTCTTTGTAACGGACTTGCGTTCGGCACTGATTATTCGTTTTTTCGCTGGTATTGCTGCAGCGCCTTTGGCTTCACTTGCGCTCCTTTATATGATGGAAGCTTTTGCTCCAGCAAAAAAATATACTATTGGTCTTAGTTTGAATTATATGAATGCAGCTTTAGCTGTTCCCCTTTCGCGCTTGATTTCACCAGATTTATTGGAAAATGGTGGGTTTTCTAGTCTTTCGGCATTAGAAATGGGATTGGTGCTTATAAGTTTGGGCTGTATTTTTTCTCTTCCATTAACCCCTGTGGTACGCAATAAAGTCATTCAGAAATTGGATTGGCTAAGTTACGGTTTGATTGCTTTTGGTCTTGGCATCAATGCGGTGGTTATGTCCGTTGGAAAATTGTATTGGTGGTATGAAGCCCCTTGGATCGGTTGGGGACTTGTGCTTGCTGTGTCTTCTTTGGTCATGGCAATTATTATTGAACTGAATAGAGAAAAGCCATTGATTGATTTACGTTGGCTGTTCAGTAAAGAAATTGTGCAATCTGTTCTCATTTTATTGGTTTTTCATGTTTTCTTATTAGAACGGTCAACTTTAGCAGCAGAGTTTTTTAATCTTTTTGGTTTGTCAAATCGTGAAGTGATGCCTATGTATCTTGCCGTGATATTGGGTGCTCTTTTAGGAGGAGGGATTTGTGTCTTTTTCTTACGCGCAGGGTGTGAGGATTATTTCTATTTGGTCTCTTTGGGCTGTTTGGCGCTGGGGACTTATTTAGATAGCCATGTGAACCAATTCACGTGCCCGCAGGATATGATGTTAAGCCAAGGGTTAATTAGCTTTAGTTATACACTTTTTTTGCCCGCTGCTCTTTTTAAGGGATTTGTGATATCTGGTGAGAAAGGACCACGTTATGTTTTAAGCTTTATTACTGTTTTTTTGCTCACACAAGTGACAGGCGGGTTGATGGGGTCTGCTCTTTTTGGTAGTTTGCAGTTTTTCTTTGCCCATAAAAATTTTGAATTCTTGACACAAAATATTATTGTAACAGATCCAGCTCTTTCTGTTGAGATGAATGCCTTATTGTCGCCTTTTTATGGTGTTTCCGTTGCTAATATTTTAGGAGATGGACAAGGGGCAGCCAGGCTTATTGAGAAGTTTAAGTTAGCAGCAAATATTTTCGCTTATGATGATGTGTTTCGAATTTATTTTTATATTGCCATCATTGTTTTTGCTGTTTTTCTTATCAAAATATTTGTTAAGTCATGCTCTTTGTGTAAATCCATAAAGCAGGATGATATGTGTGAGGAGGGGTGCAAAAAATGA
- the ispG gene encoding flavodoxin-dependent (E)-4-hydroxy-3-methylbut-2-enyl-diphosphate synthase, producing the protein MSTVYPLSKPFERRRSVAVGVGGVMVGGNNPIVVQSMTNTDTADVDATVAQVAALWQAGSQLVRITVDRDEAAAAVPKIRERLERLGFFVPLVGDFHYIGHKLLAAHPACAEALAKYRINPGNVGFGAKKDRQFAEIIEIACRYRKSIRIGVNWGSLDNALLTRLMDENAQQKNPLSVVEVMRETIVQSALLSATFAEELGLGRDHIILSAKVSDVQDLIAVYCTLAERCDYALHLGLTEAGMGTKGVVASSVALGVLLQQGIGDTIRISLTPEPSGDRTREVKVGQELLQVMGFRQFLPVVAACPGCGRTTSTVFQQLAQKIEADLYKNMPVWREKYPGVESLKVAVMGCIVNGPGESKHADIGISLPGVGESPAAPVFIEGQKVKTLRGSHIAEEFESLLSDYIQTRFGQG; encoded by the coding sequence ATGAGCACAGTCTATCCTTTGTCTAAACCTTTTGAACGTCGTCGGTCTGTCGCTGTTGGCGTGGGTGGTGTGATGGTTGGTGGCAATAATCCCATTGTTGTTCAGTCTATGACCAATACCGATACGGCCGATGTTGATGCAACTGTTGCGCAAGTTGCTGCTCTTTGGCAGGCGGGTTCGCAATTGGTTCGCATCACCGTTGATCGTGATGAAGCTGCTGCTGCTGTGCCAAAAATACGGGAGAGATTAGAACGGTTAGGCTTTTTTGTGCCATTGGTGGGGGATTTCCATTATATTGGGCACAAGCTTTTAGCCGCACATCCTGCTTGTGCTGAGGCCCTTGCAAAATATCGCATTAATCCTGGAAATGTGGGATTTGGTGCCAAAAAAGATCGGCAATTTGCCGAAATTATTGAGATTGCCTGTCGATATCGTAAATCTATTCGTATTGGTGTGAATTGGGGATCCCTTGATAATGCGTTATTAACACGGCTTATGGATGAAAATGCTCAGCAGAAAAATCCCTTATCTGTGGTTGAGGTGATGCGGGAAACTATTGTGCAATCGGCTTTGCTTTCAGCTACTTTCGCTGAAGAGCTTGGGTTGGGGCGTGATCACATTATTCTTTCTGCTAAAGTGAGTGATGTCCAAGATCTTATTGCTGTCTATTGTACTTTAGCAGAGCGTTGTGATTATGCGCTCCATTTGGGTTTGACAGAAGCAGGAATGGGAACAAAGGGGGTTGTTGCTTCTTCTGTCGCTCTGGGTGTTTTGTTACAGCAAGGAATTGGAGATACCATCCGTATTTCATTGACTCCTGAACCCAGTGGAGATCGGACACGAGAAGTGAAGGTGGGGCAAGAACTGTTGCAAGTGATGGGATTTCGGCAGTTTTTGCCTGTAGTGGCGGCTTGTCCTGGTTGTGGTCGTACAACTTCTACAGTGTTTCAGCAATTGGCACAAAAAATTGAAGCCGATTTGTACAAAAATATGCCCGTTTGGCGTGAAAAATACCCTGGTGTCGAAAGTTTGAAGGTGGCTGTAATGGGCTGTATTGTCAATGGACCTGGTGAATCAAAACATGCGGATATTGGAATCTCTTTGCCTGGTGTGGGAGAAAGTCCAGCAGCGCCTGTTTTCATTGAAGGACAAAAGGTAAAAACTTTGCGTGGCAGCCATATTGCTGAAGAATTTGAGTCTCTCTTGAG
- a CDS encoding HlyD family secretion protein has protein sequence MIKALRSRATLVAFFSGVMGVLLILWAWKLPPFVSTIQVTDNASIKGNVTLVSSQISGVIARIYVQDYQRVEKGMLLFELDDALFRQQLARAQAVLDAKNAKLESIVFQDKFLQGEINTAEAELTRSRAFTNVLSENRKLGFGDPTNSASRPLSQLLTALETKRQLQKQLDLERKSLESELAEAKVGVELAKINLNRTKILSPKTGSIGLVGARVGQYVLPGTQLVSVISDDIWVIANYKETQLSQMRVGQPVIFSVDALNNKKLTGRVVRFAPATGSEFSLLKTDTAIGNFIKIAQRISVRIALDPGQEGAEKLIPGMSVVTYVDTSQHVPGG, from the coding sequence ATGATAAAAGCATTACGGTCAAGAGCAACACTTGTTGCGTTCTTTTCAGGTGTTATGGGGGTTTTGTTGATTTTATGGGCTTGGAAACTCCCTCCTTTTGTAAGTACAATCCAAGTAACCGATAATGCGTCCATTAAAGGCAATGTGACGCTCGTGAGTTCACAGATCTCTGGGGTCATTGCGCGGATTTATGTTCAAGATTATCAACGTGTTGAAAAGGGAATGCTGCTCTTTGAACTCGATGATGCTCTGTTTCGTCAACAGTTGGCACGAGCACAGGCTGTTCTCGATGCAAAAAATGCAAAACTTGAAAGCATCGTTTTTCAGGATAAATTTTTGCAAGGGGAGATTAATACAGCAGAAGCAGAATTGACGCGGTCGCGCGCTTTCACCAATGTTCTTTCTGAAAACAGAAAGTTAGGTTTTGGTGATCCTACAAATTCTGCTTCTCGTCCTCTTTCACAATTGTTGACAGCTCTTGAGACAAAGCGTCAATTACAAAAACAGTTGGATCTTGAACGAAAAAGTTTAGAGTCAGAACTTGCGGAAGCAAAGGTGGGCGTTGAATTAGCTAAGATTAACTTGAATCGTACAAAAATTCTCTCTCCTAAAACAGGATCTATTGGGTTGGTTGGCGCGCGGGTAGGACAATATGTATTGCCTGGTACGCAGTTGGTGTCCGTCATTTCTGATGATATTTGGGTGATTGCCAATTATAAGGAAACCCAACTTTCTCAGATGCGTGTGGGACAACCGGTTATTTTTTCTGTTGATGCATTGAACAATAAAAAATTAACAGGGCGTGTGGTTCGTTTTGCTCCTGCGACAGGTTCAGAATTTTCACTGTTAAAAACAGATACGGCAATTGGTAATTTCATTAAAATTGCGCAACGTATTTCGGTGCGCATTGCTTTAGATCCTGGACAGGAAGGAGCTGAAAAGCTCATCCCTGGAATGTCTGTGGTTACTTATGTGGATACTTCACAACATGTTCCTGGAGGGTAA
- the atpA gene encoding F0F1 ATP synthase subunit alpha, giving the protein MDIRPSEISKILKEQIRNFDQKAEVSEIGWVLSVGDGIARVYGLDNVQAGEMVSFPNGVRGMALNLEVDNVGVVIFGSDRDIREGDTVKRLGTIVDVPVGPALLGRVVDALGNPIDGKGPIKETERRRVDVKAPGIIPRQSVHEPMSTGLKAIDALIPIGRGQRELVIGDRQTGKTAILLDAFLNQKPFHEKGAGHDKDKVYCIYVAIGQKRSTVAQFVKVLEERGALEYSIIVAATASDPAPLQFLAPLAGCAMGEYFRDNGQHALIGYDDLSKQAVAYRQMSLLLRRPPGREAYPGDVFYLHSRLLERAAKLNAENGSGSLTALPVIETQANDVSAYIPTNVISITDGQIFLETNLFYQGIRPAVNVGLSVSRVGSAAQIKAMKQVAGSIKGELAQYREMAAFAQFGSDLDASTQRLLNRGARLTELLKQPQFSPLKTEEQVAVIFAGVNGYLDPLAVRDVARFEQGLLTLLRGDHQDLLQEIADKKQLTDELKDKLLMVLKSYAKNFS; this is encoded by the coding sequence ATGGATATTAGACCATCTGAAATTTCAAAAATTCTCAAAGAGCAGATCAGAAACTTTGACCAAAAGGCTGAAGTTTCAGAGATTGGTTGGGTTCTCTCTGTGGGGGATGGTATCGCCCGCGTTTACGGTTTGGATAATGTCCAAGCAGGGGAGATGGTGTCCTTTCCCAATGGTGTGCGCGGGATGGCGCTGAATTTGGAAGTCGATAATGTTGGGGTGGTGATTTTCGGGTCAGATCGCGATATTCGTGAAGGTGATACCGTTAAACGGTTGGGCACTATTGTTGATGTTCCGGTTGGTCCTGCGCTGCTTGGGCGTGTTGTTGATGCATTGGGAAATCCTATAGATGGTAAAGGGCCCATTAAAGAAACAGAACGTCGTCGTGTTGATGTTAAAGCTCCAGGAATTATTCCACGTCAGTCTGTACATGAGCCGATGTCAACCGGATTGAAAGCTATTGATGCCCTCATTCCCATTGGACGGGGACAGCGTGAATTGGTGATTGGTGATCGTCAAACAGGAAAAACGGCGATTTTGCTTGATGCATTTTTAAACCAGAAACCGTTCCACGAAAAAGGGGCGGGGCACGACAAAGATAAAGTCTATTGTATTTATGTTGCTATTGGGCAAAAACGTTCAACTGTGGCACAGTTTGTTAAAGTTTTAGAAGAGCGTGGAGCCCTTGAATATTCCATTATTGTTGCGGCGACCGCTTCTGATCCTGCTCCATTGCAATTTCTTGCTCCTCTTGCTGGTTGCGCAATGGGTGAATATTTCCGTGACAATGGTCAACATGCTTTAATCGGTTATGATGATCTTTCCAAACAGGCGGTCGCGTATCGCCAGATGTCCCTTTTGCTGCGTCGTCCACCCGGTCGTGAAGCTTATCCTGGTGATGTGTTCTATCTTCATTCGCGCCTTTTGGAGCGGGCGGCAAAGCTCAATGCGGAAAATGGTTCCGGATCTTTGACCGCTTTGCCTGTTATTGAAACGCAGGCAAATGACGTTTCTGCTTATATCCCTACCAATGTTATTTCCATTACCGATGGACAAATTTTCTTGGAGACCAATTTGTTCTATCAAGGAATTCGTCCGGCTGTAAATGTTGGTCTTTCTGTCTCGCGTGTTGGTTCTGCTGCGCAAATTAAAGCGATGAAACAAGTTGCTGGTTCCATCAAAGGTGAATTGGCGCAATATCGCGAAATGGCCGCTTTTGCGCAATTTGGTTCCGATTTGGATGCTTCAACGCAGCGTCTTTTAAACCGTGGAGCGCGTTTAACAGAGTTATTGAAACAGCCGCAATTTTCTCCTCTGAAAACAGAAGAGCAGGTTGCAGTTATTTTCGCTGGAGTGAATGGTTATCTTGATCCTTTAGCGGTTCGTGATGTCGCGCGGTTTGAACAGGGACTTTTAACCCTTCTGCGGGGTGATCACCAAGATCTCTTGCAGGAAATTGCTGACAAAAAACAATTAACCGATGAACTTAAGGATAAGTTGCTCATGGTTCTTAAGTCTTATGCGAAGAATTTTTCGTGA
- a CDS encoding F0F1 ATP synthase subunit epsilon yields MEQNKEEHFLFELISPEKIVFSEQVVSVVLPSASGALTVMAHHTPLLASIVLGSVRVRTSSEEKLFAVCGGVANITFSGCSLLVEHVVAVEHLSFDVLEQQILQARAAWGEGDDDMVNCEIEGFFHQLADGARMREA; encoded by the coding sequence GTGGAACAGAATAAAGAAGAGCATTTTTTGTTTGAGCTTATATCGCCTGAGAAAATTGTCTTTTCAGAGCAAGTGGTATCGGTTGTTCTTCCTTCAGCGTCCGGTGCTCTGACAGTTATGGCGCATCATACGCCTCTGCTAGCAAGTATTGTGTTGGGCAGTGTTCGTGTTCGTACCTCTTCAGAAGAAAAATTGTTCGCTGTTTGTGGAGGCGTTGCGAATATTACCTTTTCGGGTTGTTCTCTTTTGGTCGAACATGTTGTTGCTGTTGAGCATCTTTCTTTTGATGTATTGGAACAGCAGATTTTGCAAGCGCGAGCAGCTTGGGGAGAGGGGGACGATGATATGGTAAACTGTGAGATAGAAGGGTTTTTTCATCAATTGGCAGATGGTGCTAGGATGAGAGAGGCGTAA